AAGAAGCCACGGAACAACCATCGAAAGCGGGTAAATTGCCGACACAGTAATCAGAAATTGTTTGTAAGAGGGAGCCGTTTTGCCACTGGGCTTAGGTGGCGTGAACCAGAATTCCAGCCCCGTTTTGACTTCGATCGTTTCGTCCATGTTGAGCAGAGGTCGTACCTGCTCAATTAGCCGTCGGCGGGTATCACTGTCCAGCCAGTTGCGCAAATTCGTTTCCGACGAAAAGTGTAGTACAATGGTGTATTCATCACTCGTGCCGTGTGGTCGGATGATATTTACACCCCGATGGCCTGGTGCTGACTGAGCCAGCGGTACAATCTCTCGTAGCCAGTTCTCATAAGCCTCCACCTGATGTTTGTTAGGGCGTTGAATAATAATGGTTGTAACAGCGCTATCTAGTTCGATGGGTATACCGGATGACATGACAGAACACTTTTTCGTGAATCACTTTTGACTTTGTACTTAAAAATAAGCTAAATAAGCCGTAGGCCACCTATTCATAGTCGGTAGAGTAATAATGAACGTAGGCTTATTTGTCCAATAGGGTTTTCTTAGGGTTGCGCATAACGAATCGAGGAAAGGCGAGTGTGATGATATTAAAACGAGGTTAAAATGGTACTTTGCTGCTCCGTTCCAAATGCTCAGTTATGCCAAACCTTACCATTCCCGATCAGCCTCATTTGGTTGAAGTTAATAAACTTTTCCAGGACTTAGCCACCGACTCCAGAAAGGGGTTGTCGGCCGAAGAAGCCCACGCCCGACTGGACGAATTTGGACCTAATGCCCTGCAGGAAGCCAAGCGGGAAAGCGCATTGACGATTCTGCTGCGCCAATTTACGGGTGTGATTGTCTACATACTGGTGGTGGCGGCTGGGATCTCCTTTTTTCTGGGCGATACCGTCGAGGGCATTGCGATACTGGCAGTACTATTGATCAATGCCGTGACGGGTTTTGTGCTGGAATGGAACGCCCGGCAGTCGATGGACGCGCTCCGAAAGCTGGATAGCACGCCAGCCCGGGTGTTGCGGGATGGGCGTGTGCGCGAAATTGCTTCCGAAGACGTAACTCTTGGCGATATATTGGTAGTTGAAGCGGGAGATTTGGTGGCTGCCGATGCGAATCTGTTTCAGGTCAATCAGTTGC
This window of the Spirosoma aerolatum genome carries:
- a CDS encoding antibiotic biosynthesis monooxygenase; translation: MSSGIPIELDSAVTTIIIQRPNKHQVEAYENWLREIVPLAQSAPGHRGVNIIRPHGTSDEYTIVLHFSSETNLRNWLDSDTRRRLIEQVRPLLNMDETIEVKTGLEFWFTPPKPSGKTAPSYKQFLITVSAIYPLSMVVPWLLSPVFSAVPFLSILSVRALLTSAVIVGLMTFVIMPRYVRLVAKWLFR